A single Glycine soja cultivar W05 chromosome 14, ASM419377v2, whole genome shotgun sequence DNA region contains:
- the LOC114382942 gene encoding hydroxyacylglutathione hydrolase cytoplasmic-like, whose amino-acid sequence MRIHHIACLQDNYSYLIVDESTKEAAAVDPVEPEKVLEVASSHGLTLKFVLTTHHHWDHAGGNDKIKQLVPGIKVYGGSIENVKGCTDKVENGDKVSLGAEITILALHTPCHTQGHISYYVTGKEDEQPAVFTGDTLFIASCGKFFEGTAEQMYQSLNVTLASLPKSTRVYCGHEYSVNNLQFALTLEPDNLRIQQKLTWARNQRQAGQATIPSTIEDELETNPFMRVDLPEIQERVGCKSPVEALGEIRKQKDNWRG is encoded by the exons atgagaatccaTCACATAGCATGCCTCCAAGACAATTATTCCTATCT GATCGTAGACGAGAGCACGAAGGAAGCCGCGGCGGTGGACCCGGTCGAACCGGAGAAGGTTCTTGAAGTTGCCAGCTCGCACGGCCTCACTCTCAAATTCGTCCTCACCACCCACCATCACTG GGATCATGCTGGTGGAAACGACAAGATAAAGCAGCTGGTGCCAGGAATCAAAGTCTATGGTGGTTCCATTGAAAACGTCAAGGGTTGCACTGACAAAGTTGAAAACGGTGATAAGGTCTCTCTTGGAGCTGAAATCACTATATTGGCCCTTCACACTCCTTG CCACACACAAGGTCATATAAGTTACTATGTTACTGGCAAAGAGGATGAGCAACCGGCTGTTTTTACTGGAGATACATTG TTTATTGCTAGTTGTGGGAAATTTTTTGAAGGAACTGCAGAACAGATGTATCAGTCACTTAATGTAACACTCGCTTCATTACCAAAGTCAACTCGAGTATACTGTGGCCATGAG TACTCAGTGAACAACTTGCAATTTGCTCTGACACTTGAGCCAGACAATTTGAGGATACAACAAAAATTAACCTGGGCTCGGAATCAACGACAAGCTGGCCAAGCAACAATTCCCTCAACCATTGAGGATGAGTTGGAGACCAATCCCTTTATGAGGGTTGATCTACCTGAGATCCAG GAGAGGGTGGGCTGCAAGTCACCTGTTGAAGCATTAGGAGAGATAAGGAAGCAGAAAGACAATTGGAGAGGCTAA
- the LOC114385167 gene encoding 60S ribosomal protein L10-like has product MGRRPARCYRQIKNKPYPKSRFCRGVPDPKIRIYDVGMKKKGVDEFPFCVHLVSWEKENVSSEALEAARIACNKYMAKFAGKDAFHLRVRVHPFHVLRINKMLSCAGADRLQTGMRGAFGKPQGTCARVAIGQVLLSVRCKDSNSHHAQEALRRAKFKFPGRQKIIVSRKWGFTKFSRSDYLKFKSENRIVPDGVNAKLLGCHGPLANREPGRAFLDTATSS; this is encoded by the exons ATGGGGCGGA GACCTGCGAGGTGTTATAGGCAAATTAAGAACAAGCCATACCCCAAGTCACGTTTCTGCCGTGGTGTTCCTGATCCCAAGATCAGGATTTATGATGTTGGTATGAAGAAGAAGGGTGTTGATGAGTTTCCTTTCTGTGTCCATCTGGTTAGTTGGGAGAAGGAAAATGTTTCAAGTGAGGCCCTGGAAGCTGCTCGCATTGCTTGCAACAAGTACATGGCCAAATTTGCTGGAAAGGATGCTTTCCACTTGAGAGTCAGGGTGCACCCATTCCATGTTCTTAGGATCAACAAGATGCTTTCGTGTGCTGGTGCTGATAGGCTCCAAACTGGAATGAGAGGTGCTTTTGGAAAGCCACAGGGTACTTGTGCTAGAGTGGCTATTGGACAGGTCCTTCTTTCTGTCCGCTGCAAGGACAGCAACAGCCATCATGCTCAGGAGGCTCTTCGCCGTGCCAAGTTCAAGTTCCCTGGTCGTCAAAAGATTATTGTTAGCAGGAAATG GGGCTTCACCAAGTTTAGCCGTTCTGATTATCTCAAGTTCAAGTCAGAGAACAGAATTGTGCCCGATGGTGTGAATGCAAAG CTTCTTGGGTGCCATGGACCATTGGCCAATCGTGAACCTGGAAGAGCCTTTTTGGATACTGCTACTAGTTCTTAG
- the LOC114383441 gene encoding probable inactive receptor kinase At5g58300 — protein MKFQFHAVPFVLLSFTVSLFGLIEADLNSDRQALLEFFSNVPHAPRLNWSDSTPICTSWAGVTCNQNGTSVIEIHLPGAGFKGSIPKNSLGKLDSLKILSLHSNGLRGNLPSDILSIPSLQYVNLQQNNFSGLIPSTISPKLIALDISSNNFSGSIPTTFQNLSRLTWLYLQNNSISGAIPDLKNLTSLKYLNLSYNNLNGSIPNSIINYPYTSFVGNSHLCGPPLNNCSAASPPSSSTSSLSPSPSPSPVYQPLSPAATPQNRSATTSKSYFGLATILALAIGGCAFISLLLLIIFVCCLKRNKSQSSGILTRKAPCAGKAEISKSFGSGVQEAEKNKLFFFEGCSYSFDLEDLLKASAEVLGKGSYGTTYRAALEDGTTVVVKRLREVLVGKKEFEQQMEVVGRIGRHPNVMPLRAYYYSKDEKLLVYDYISGGSLFSLLHGNRGMGRAPLDWDSRMKIALGAAKGIASIHTDHMDSKLTHGNIKSSNVLITQQHDGCITDVGLTPMMSTQSTMSRANGYRAPEVTEYRRITQKSDVYSFGVLLLELLTGKAPLGYPGYEDMVDLPRWVRSVVREEWTAEVFDEELLRGQYFEEEMVQMLQIALACVAKLADNRPTMDETVRNIEEIRLPELKNPNTSSESDSNLQTP, from the exons ATGAAGTTCCAATTCCATGCAGTTCCATTTGTTCTACTAAGCTTCACAGTGTCTCTATTTGGTCTGATTGAAGCTGACTTGAACTCTGACAGACAAGCTCTCCTTGAGTTCTTTTCCAATGTTCCACATGCCCCAAGGCTAAACTGGAGTGATTCTACTCCAATTTGCACTTCTTGGGCTGGTGTCACTTGCAACCAAAATGGAACTAGTGTCATTGAAATCCATCTTCCAGGAGCTGGATTCAAGGGCTCCATTCCAAAGAACAGCCTAGGAAAACTAGATTCTCTTAAAATTCTTAGCCTTCACTCCAATGGCCTTAGAGGAAACCTTCCTTCTGACATTCTCTCCATTCCTTCACTCCAATATGTAAACCTGCAGCAGAATAACTTCTCAGGCCTAATCCCTTCCACTATCTCACCTAAACTCATAGCATTGGATATTTCTTCTAACAACTTTTCTGGAAGTATTCCAACTACCTTTCAGAATCTTAGTAGACTCACCTGGTTGTATCTCCAAAACAATTCCATCTCTGGAGCTATCCCTGACTTAAAAAACCTTACAAGTCTTAAGTATTTGAATTTGAGCTATAACAACTTGAATGGCTCAATTCCAAATTCCATCATCAATTATCCATACACTTCTTTTGTTGGAAACTCTCACTTGTGCGGACCACCTCTCAATAATTGTTCTGCAGCCTCTCCTCCATCTTCTTCTACTTcctctctttctccttctccttctccttctcctgtTTATCAACCACTCTCTCCAGCAGCAACTCCCCAAAATAGAAGTGCTACCACTTCAAAGAGCTACTTTGGCCTAGCTACTATACTTGCTCTAGCAATTGGAGGATGTGCCTTCATCTCCCTCCTACTTTTGATTATCTTTGTATGTTGTTTGAAGAGGAACAAGAGTCAAAGCAGTGGCATTCTGACAAGAAAGGCACCTTGTGCTGGaaaggctgagatttcaaagaGTTTTGGGAGTGGAGTGCAAGAGGCTGAAAAGAACAAGTTGTTTTTCTTTGAAGGTTGCTCTTACAGCTTTGACCTTGAAGACTTGTTAAAGGCTTCAGCTGAAGTTCTGGGAAAGGGGAGCTATGGAACAACATATAGGGCTGCTTTGGAGGATGGAACAACAGTGGTGGTTAAAAGGTTGAGGGAAGTTCTAGTTGGAAAGAAGGAGTTTGAGCAGCAGATGGAGGTTGTAGGAAGAATTGGAAGGCACCCCAATGTCATGCCCCTTAGAGCTTATTACTATTCCAAAGATGAGAAACTTCTAGTCTATGACTACATTTCAGGAGGCAGCTTGTTTTCCTTGTTGCACG GAAACAGAGGCATGGGAAGAGCTCCATTAGACTgggattcaagaatgaagattgCACTAGGAGCTGCAAAGGGAATTGCTTCCATTCACACTGATCACATGGACTCAAAACTCACTCATGGCAACATCAAGTCCTCCAATGTGCTCATAACCCAACAACATGATGGCTGCATCACTGATGTAGGACTCACTCCTATGATGAGCACTCAATCAACCATGTCAAGAGCCAATGGCTACCGTGCTCCTGAAGTAACCGAGTATCGGAGGATCACTCAGAAGTCTGATGTTTACAGCTTTGGGGTGCTCCTTCTAGAACTGCTCACTGGCAAGGCCCCACTGGGATATCCTGGCTATGAGGACATGGTTGATCTTCCAAGGTGGGTGAGGTCTGTGGTTCGCGAGGAATGGACGGCTGAAGTTTTCGACGAGGAACTTCTTAGAGGGCAATATTTTGAAGAGGAGATGGTGCAGATGCTTCAGATTGCACTGGCCTGTGTGGCAAAGCTGGCAGATAATAGGCCAACAATGGATGAAACTGTTAGGAACATAGAGGAAATTAGGCTTCCAGAGTTGAAGAACCCTAACACATCATCCGAGTCTGATTCTAATCTACAAACTCCATGA
- the LOC114383392 gene encoding probable inorganic phosphate transporter 1-3 — protein MATNQGVLSTLDNAKTQSYHFKAIVIAGMGFFTDAYDLFCITAVIKLIGRLYYYDPNSHSPGKLPKNVNNAITGVALCGTLAGQLFFGWLGDKLGRKRVYGITLVTMVGCALASGLSFGSTAKSVVASLCFFRFWLGFGIGGDYPLSAVIMSEYANQKTRGAFVAAVFAMQGVGILVAGGVAMLVSKLFLFAYPARIFAEDAVQSTQPEADFVWRIVLMFGAFPAALTYYWRMKMPETARYTALVEGDHKKAVEDMAKVLDNDIPLEESNARVAATPGPSYGFFSSKFLEKHGLHLLGTTSTWFLLDIAFYSLQLTQKDFYPASGLVPKDSRMNAIEEVFLLSKAMFTVALFATVPGYWCTVYFIDKIGRYKIQLVGFFVMSVCMWILGRKYGEYRGVDCSSDDRLEYCDGNLPMFIILFGLTLFFANFGPNSTTFIVPAELFPARFRSTCHGISAAAGKAGAIIGAFVVQSYTDNAEDKIKGMKKALMTLSVVNFLGFFCTFLVPETRGRSLEEISGEDKELPGNITQDNANETTTDKQKGTKNSNVEKLPETLMV, from the coding sequence ATGGCCACGAACCAAGGTGTCCTCTCAACACTTGACAATGCCAAGACACAAAGCTACCACTTCAAGGCAATTGTGATAGCCGGGATGGGGTTCTTCACCGATGCATATGATCTCTTCTGCATCACTGCAGTTATCAAGCTCATAGGTCGCTTGTACTACTATGATCCCAATAGTCATAGTCCAGGAAAGCTTCCAAAGAATGTAAACAATGCAATAACAGGAGTTGCATTGTGCGGCACCCTCGCGGGGCAACTCTTCTTTGGCTGGCTGGGTGACAAACTCGGCCGAAAAAGGGTTTATGGCATAACACTTGTGACCATGGTGGGTTGTGCCTTGGCATCAGGGCTTTCTTTTGGCTCCACAGCCAAGAGTGTGGTTGCTAGTCTTTGCTTCTTCAGGTTCTGGCTAGGATTTGGCATTGGAGGAGATTACCCTCTCTCAGCTGTTATTATGTCTGAATATGCCAATCAAAAGACCAGGGGAGCTTTTGTTGCTGCTGTTTTTGCTATGCAAGGTGTGGGAATATTGGTTGCTGGAGGTGTGGCCATGTTGGTCTCCAAACTCTTCCTATTTGCCTATCCTGCCAGAATTTTTGCAGAAGATGCTGTGCAATCCACTCAGCCAGAAGCAGACTTTGTTTGGAGAATAGTGCTTATGTTTGGTGCATTTCCTGCAGCCTTAACTTATTACTGGCGAATGAAAATGCCAGAAACTGCAAGGTACACTGCCTTAGTGGAAGGAGATCACAAGAAAGCTGTTGAAGATATGGCCAAAGTTCTTGATAATGATATACCTTTAGAAGAATCAAATGCCAGGGTTGCTGCCACACCTGGCCCCTCTTATGGATTCTTCTCTTCAAAGTTTCTTGAAAAGCATGGACTTCACCTGCTAGGAACAACCAGCACCTGGTTTTTGTTGGACATTGCCTTCTACAGTCTTCAGCTAACACAAAAAGACTTTTACCCTGCAAGTGGACTTGTACCCAAGGACTCCCGAATGAATGCTATAGAGGAGGTTTTTCTACTCTCCAAAGCAATGTTTACCGTGGCTCTGTTTGCCACTGTCCCTGGATACTGGTGCACAGTGTACTTCATTGACAAGATTGGAAGGTACAAAATCCAACTTGTTGGATTTTTTGTAATGTCTGTTTGCATGTGGATTTTGGGACGCAAATATGGAGAATATAGGGGAGTTGACTGCAGCTCAGATGACAGATTAGAATATTGTGATGGAAACCTCCCTATGTTTATCATTCTTTTTGGACTCACCCTTTTCTTTGCAAACTTTGGACCCAATAGCACAACATTTATAGTGCCAGCAGAGCTGTTCCCTGCCAGGTTCCGTTCAACATGCCATGGGATATCAGCAGCAGCTGGGAAAGCAGGAGCTATCATTGGTGCTTTTGTGGTTCAAAGCTATACAGATAATGCAGAAGACAAAATCAAAGGGATGAAGAAGGCACTTATGACACTTTCAGTTGTcaattttcttggattcttctgCACTTTCTTAGTGCCAGAAACACGAGGTCGATCACTTGAAGAAATCTCAGGAGAAGATAAAGAACTCCCAGGCAATATTACTCAAGACAATGCAAATGAGACAACAACTGATAAACAAAAGGGAACAAAAAACTCTAATGTTGAGAAACTTCCAGAAACCTTGATGGTTTAG
- the LOC114383393 gene encoding serine/threonine-protein kinase AtPK2/AtPK19-like, translating to MVSAQFSILNENGSQKHFLNQLLLPNGPPDRLPSSNCVDFEFSDVFGPSPVEASNSISVSSEKHGNSVATRGSSENIYKDPDCIHIRSQSLLAPTTCIGQSLQLSKLTFHETDDALDLVEEVFIETHEELKEYSVNNYCLNNQTIGVQDFEVLKVVGQGAFGKVYQVRRTGTSEIYAMKVMRKDKIMQRNHAEYVKSERDILTKLDNPFVVRIRYAFQTKYRLYLVLDFVNGGHLFFHLYHQGLFREDLARFYAAEIICAVSYLHANDIMHRDLKPENILLDADGHAVLTDFGLAKKFNENERSNSMCGTVEYMAPEIVMGKGHDKAADWWSVGILLYEMLTGKPPFSGGNRHKIQQKIIKDKIKLPAFLSNEAHSLLKGLLQKDVSKRLGSGSRGSEEIKSHKWFKLVNWKKLECRETRPSFVPDVAGKHCVANFEERWTSMPLLNSPAASPKKDDNTFNKFSYSGTPVAS from the exons ATGGTTTCCGCCCAGTTCTCTATCTTGAATGAAAATGGTTCACAGAAGCATTTCCTGAATCAGTTGCTTCTACCAAATGGGCCGCCTGATCGTTTGCCTTCTTCCAATTGTGTGGATTTTGAATTTTCTGATGTGTTTGGACCATCTCCTGTTGAAGCCTCAAATTCAATATCAGTAAGCTCTGAGAAACATGGGAATTCAGTAGCTACACGAGGTTCAAGTGAAAATATTTACAAGGATCCTGATTGCATTCACATCCGCTCTCAATCTTTATTGGCTCCCACAACCTGTATTGGTCAGTCCTTGCAACTTAGCAAGCTCACCTTTCATGAGACAGATGATGCATTGGATCTTGTGGAGGAGGTCTTTATAGAAACACATGAAGAACTTAAGGAATATTCTGTTAATAATTACTGTCTGAATAATCAGACTATTGGTGTTCAGGATTTTGAAGTGTTGAAGGTTGTTGGCCAAGGTGCTTTTGGTAAGGTGTATCAGGTGAGGAGGACTGGTACTTCTGAAATATATGCTATGAAGGTCATGCGAAAGGATAAGATCATGCAGAGAAACCATGCTGAATATGTCAAATCTGAAAGGGATATATTGACAAAGCTGGACAACCCATTTGTTGTGCGGATCAGATATGCATTCCAA ACCAAATACAGGTTGTACCTTGTGCTTGATTTTGTCAATGGTGGCCACcttttctttcatctctatcACCAAGGCCTATTTAG GGAAGATTTGGCTCGCTTCTATGCTGCAGAGATTATTTGTGCTGTTTCTTATCTTCATGCAAATGATATAATGCACAGGGATCTTAAGCCTGAAAATATTCTTCTTGATGCAGATGGTCAT GCAGTGTTAACAGATTTTGGCCTGGCTAAGAAGTTCAATGAGAATGAAAGGTCAAATTCTATGTGTGGAACTGTAGAGTACATGGCCCCTGAAATTGTTATGGGAAAAGGCCATGATAAGGCAGCTGATTGGTGGAGTGTGGGGATTTTACTATATGAAATGCTTACAGGAAAG CCTCCTTTCTCTGGTGGAAATAGACACAAGATCCAGCAGAAGATAATTAAAGACAAAATCAAGCTCCCAGCTTTTTTGTCAAATGAGGCACATTCACTGTTAAAAGGG TTGTTGCAGAAAGATGTCAGTAAACGCCTTGGCAGTGGATCGAGAGGCAGTGAGGAGATTAAAAGCCACAAGTGGTTTAAATTAGTCAATTGGAAGAAACTGGAATGCCGTGAAACTAGGCCAAGCTTTGTCCCAGATGTTGCTGGGAAGCACTGTGTTGCTAACTTCGAGGAGCGGTGGACTAGTATGCCCTTGCTGAATTCTCCAGCTGCCAGTCCCAAAAAGGATGACAATACATTCAACAAGTTCTCATATTCTGGTACTCCGGTTGCGTCATGA